One genomic window of Camelina sativa cultivar DH55 chromosome 5, Cs, whole genome shotgun sequence includes the following:
- the LOC109124591 gene encoding pre-mRNA-processing factor 19 homolog 2 isoform X1 yields the protein MNCAISGEVPAEPVVSTKSGLLFERRLIERHISDYGKCPVTGEPLTIDDIVPIKTGEIIKPKTLQTASIPGMLGTFQNEWDGLMLSNYALEQQLHTARQELSHALYQHDSACRVIARLKKERDEARQLLAEVERHIPAAPEAVTANATLSNGKRAAGDEDLGSDAKKLCPGISAEIITELTDCNAALSQKRKKRQIPQTLASIDALEKFTQLSSHPLHKTNKPGICSMDILHSKDVIATGGVDATAVLFDRPSGKILSTLTGHSKKVTSVKFVGDADLVLTASADKTVRIWRDSGDGNYACGQTLNDHSAEVQAVTVHPTNKYFVSASLDSTWCFYDLSSGSCLSKVSESDNSQKVGYTAAAFHPDGLILGTGTSQSVVKIWDVKSQANVAKFDGHTGEVTAISFSENGYFLATAAEDGVRLWDLRKLRNFKSFLSADANSVEFDPSGSYLGIAASDIRVYQTASVKAEWNLIKTLPDLSGTGKATCVKFGSDAQYVAVGSMDHNLRIFGLPGNEKANADDDSAQDQ from the exons ATGAACTGTGCAA TTTCCGGAGAAGTTCCCGCGGAGCCAGTGGTTTCGACGAAGTCTGGTTTGCTCTTCGAGAGACGATTAATCGAAAGGCATATATCG GATTATGGGAAGTGCCCGGTTACTGGTGAACCTCTTACCATTGATGACATTGTTCCCATCAAAACTGGGGAG ATCATAAAGCCGAAAACATTGCAGACAGCTAGCATCCCTGGAATGCTCGGAACGTTTCAGAAT GAATGGGACGGTTTGATGCTATCAAATTATGCGCTGGAACAACAACTACATACTGCAAGGCAAGAGCTAAGTCATGCCTTGTATCAg CATGATTCTGCCTGTCGTGTGATTGCTAGacttaagaaagaaagagacgaaGCACGCCAATTGCTTGCAGAAGTTGAAAGACATATACCTGCGGCCCCTGAAGCTGTGACAGCTAATGCTACTCTAAGTAATGGTAAACGAG CTGCAGGTGATGAAGACCTGGGTTCTGATGCGAAGAAATTGTGTCCTGGAATTTCAGCTGAAATCATCACGGAATTGACTGATTGTAATGCTGCTCTTTCTCAGAAGCGCAAAAAGCGACAG ATTCCTCAAACATTGGCTTCAATAGATGCTTTGGAGAAGTTCACGCAGCTATCAAGCCACCCACTTCACAAGACCAACAAACCAGGCATTTGTTCGATGGACATTCTACATTCTAAG GATGTCATTGCTACTGGAGGAGTTGATGCAACTGCTGTTCTCTTTGATCGTCCTTCTGGAAAAATCCTGTCAACACTGACTGGTCACTCGAAGAAG GTTACAAGCGTAAAATTTGTTGGTGACGCTGATCTTGTTTTGACTGCTTCTGCTGACAAG ACAGTCCGTATCTGGCGGGATTCTGGGGATGGAAATTATGCTTGTGGGCAAACGTTGAATGATCACTCTGCAGAG GTTCAAGCTGTAACTGTGCACCCCACAAATAAATACTTTGTGTCGGCATCCCTTGATAGTACATGGTGCTTCTACGATCTGTCCTCTGGCTCATGCCTTTCAAAG GTATCAGAATCGGATAATTCACAGAAGGTGGGTTACACGGCTGCTGCATTCCATCCCGATGGTCTCATTCTCGGAACTGGTACATCTCAGTCTGTTGTTAAGATTTGGGATGTTAAAAGTCAG GCGAATGTTGCTAAGTTTGATGGACACACCGGGGAAGTTACGGCTATATCTTTCTCTGAAAATGGTTATTTCCTCGCG ACTGCTGCGGAGGATGGTGTGAGGTTGTGGGACCTGCGCAAGTTGAGGAACTTCAAATCATTTTTATCGGCAGATGCAAACTCTG TGGAGTTTGACCCTAGCGGATCTTATCTCGGTATTGCTGCATCAGATATCAG AGTGTACCAGACGGCAAGTGTGAAAGCAGAATGGAACCTTATCAAGACACTCCCAGATCTCTCCGGCACTG GTAAAGCTACGTGTGTGAAGTTTGGTTCAGATGCACAATACGTTGCAGTTGGTTCGATGGACCATAACCTACGGATATTTGGTCTTCCTGGTAACGAAAAAGCCAATGCCGATGACGATTCTGCGCAAGACCAGTGA
- the LOC109124591 gene encoding pre-mRNA-processing factor 19 homolog 2 isoform X2, with the protein MNCAISGEVPAEPVVSTKSGLLFERRLIERHISDYGKCPVTGEPLTIDDIVPIKTGEIIKPKTLQTASIPGMLGTFQNEWDGLMLSNYALEQQLHTARQELSHALYQHDSACRVIARLKKERDEARQLLAEVERHIPAAPEAVTANATLSNGKRGDEDLGSDAKKLCPGISAEIITELTDCNAALSQKRKKRQIPQTLASIDALEKFTQLSSHPLHKTNKPGICSMDILHSKDVIATGGVDATAVLFDRPSGKILSTLTGHSKKVTSVKFVGDADLVLTASADKTVRIWRDSGDGNYACGQTLNDHSAEVQAVTVHPTNKYFVSASLDSTWCFYDLSSGSCLSKVSESDNSQKVGYTAAAFHPDGLILGTGTSQSVVKIWDVKSQANVAKFDGHTGEVTAISFSENGYFLATAAEDGVRLWDLRKLRNFKSFLSADANSVEFDPSGSYLGIAASDIRVYQTASVKAEWNLIKTLPDLSGTGKATCVKFGSDAQYVAVGSMDHNLRIFGLPGNEKANADDDSAQDQ; encoded by the exons ATGAACTGTGCAA TTTCCGGAGAAGTTCCCGCGGAGCCAGTGGTTTCGACGAAGTCTGGTTTGCTCTTCGAGAGACGATTAATCGAAAGGCATATATCG GATTATGGGAAGTGCCCGGTTACTGGTGAACCTCTTACCATTGATGACATTGTTCCCATCAAAACTGGGGAG ATCATAAAGCCGAAAACATTGCAGACAGCTAGCATCCCTGGAATGCTCGGAACGTTTCAGAAT GAATGGGACGGTTTGATGCTATCAAATTATGCGCTGGAACAACAACTACATACTGCAAGGCAAGAGCTAAGTCATGCCTTGTATCAg CATGATTCTGCCTGTCGTGTGATTGCTAGacttaagaaagaaagagacgaaGCACGCCAATTGCTTGCAGAAGTTGAAAGACATATACCTGCGGCCCCTGAAGCTGTGACAGCTAATGCTACTCTAAGTAATGGTAAACGAG GTGATGAAGACCTGGGTTCTGATGCGAAGAAATTGTGTCCTGGAATTTCAGCTGAAATCATCACGGAATTGACTGATTGTAATGCTGCTCTTTCTCAGAAGCGCAAAAAGCGACAG ATTCCTCAAACATTGGCTTCAATAGATGCTTTGGAGAAGTTCACGCAGCTATCAAGCCACCCACTTCACAAGACCAACAAACCAGGCATTTGTTCGATGGACATTCTACATTCTAAG GATGTCATTGCTACTGGAGGAGTTGATGCAACTGCTGTTCTCTTTGATCGTCCTTCTGGAAAAATCCTGTCAACACTGACTGGTCACTCGAAGAAG GTTACAAGCGTAAAATTTGTTGGTGACGCTGATCTTGTTTTGACTGCTTCTGCTGACAAG ACAGTCCGTATCTGGCGGGATTCTGGGGATGGAAATTATGCTTGTGGGCAAACGTTGAATGATCACTCTGCAGAG GTTCAAGCTGTAACTGTGCACCCCACAAATAAATACTTTGTGTCGGCATCCCTTGATAGTACATGGTGCTTCTACGATCTGTCCTCTGGCTCATGCCTTTCAAAG GTATCAGAATCGGATAATTCACAGAAGGTGGGTTACACGGCTGCTGCATTCCATCCCGATGGTCTCATTCTCGGAACTGGTACATCTCAGTCTGTTGTTAAGATTTGGGATGTTAAAAGTCAG GCGAATGTTGCTAAGTTTGATGGACACACCGGGGAAGTTACGGCTATATCTTTCTCTGAAAATGGTTATTTCCTCGCG ACTGCTGCGGAGGATGGTGTGAGGTTGTGGGACCTGCGCAAGTTGAGGAACTTCAAATCATTTTTATCGGCAGATGCAAACTCTG TGGAGTTTGACCCTAGCGGATCTTATCTCGGTATTGCTGCATCAGATATCAG AGTGTACCAGACGGCAAGTGTGAAAGCAGAATGGAACCTTATCAAGACACTCCCAGATCTCTCCGGCACTG GTAAAGCTACGTGTGTGAAGTTTGGTTCAGATGCACAATACGTTGCAGTTGGTTCGATGGACCATAACCTACGGATATTTGGTCTTCCTGGTAACGAAAAAGCCAATGCCGATGACGATTCTGCGCAAGACCAGTGA
- the LOC104786241 gene encoding cysteine-rich repeat secretory protein 11-like isoform X2, whose translation MVISTVKQVLSLCIIIILSMALFSDLKLAKSSSPEYTNLIYKGCSRQKLPDPYSQALSAMYGSLVTQSAKTRFYKTTTGASSQSSITGLFQCRGDLSNNDCYNCVRRLPVLSGKLCGKTIASRIQLSGCYLLYEVSSFAQISGMEMIFKTCGKNNAAGTGFEERRNTAFGVMQNGVVQGNGFFATTYESVYVLGQCEGDVGGSDCSGCIKNALQRAQVECGSSVSGQIYLHKCFIGYSYYPNGAPKRNNRENGGNNSRRNSWCWFPYHLFAFRQKLDEEEIRRLLKINRMKTTN comes from the exons atggttaTTTCTACAGTGAAGCAGGTCTTGTCACtatgcatcatcatcatactctCCATGGCTCTGTTCTCAGATCTCAAGCTAGCAAAATCTTCTTCACCAGAGTACACAAACCTAATCTACAAAGGCTGTTCAAGACAGAAACTACCAGATCCATACTCACAAGCTCTCTCTGCAATGTATGGCTCATTGGTCACTCAATCAGCGAAAACAAGATTCTACAAAACCACAACTGGAGCATCGAGCCAGTCTAGCATCACTGGTCTTTTCCAGTGTAGAGGTGACTTGAGCAACAACGACTGTTACAACTGTGTTCGTCGTCTTCCTGTTCTCTCTGGTAAGCTCTGTGGCAAAACCATTGCTTCTAGGATTCAGCTTTCCGGCTGTTATCTTCTCTACGAAGTCTCTAGCTTTGCCCAGATTTCAG GGATGGAGATGATATTTAAGACATGTGGGAAGAACAACGCCGCCGGAACAGGATTCGAGGAGAGGAGAAACACAGCGTTCGGGGTGATGCAAAACGGCGTCGTTCAAGGTAACGGCTTTTTCGCTACAACGTACGAATCGGTTTACGTTTTGGGACAATGCGAAGGCGACGTAGGGGGCTCGGATTGTAGCGGGTGCATAAAAAACGCGTTGCAGAGAGCTCAGGTGGAGTGTGGAAGCTCAGTGTCGGGTCAGATATATCTGCACAAGTGTTTTATAGGTTATAGTTACTACCCAAATGGTGCTCCCAAGAG GAACAACAGGGAAAACGGTGGCAATAATAGTAGGAGGAACAGCTGGTGTTGGTTTCCTTATCATTTGTTTGCTTTTCGTCAAaaacttgatgaagaagaaatacGACg attattgaaaataaataggATGAAGACAACAAATTGA
- the LOC104786241 gene encoding cysteine-rich repeat secretory protein 11-like isoform X1, with protein sequence MVISTVKQVLSLCIIIILSMALFSDLKLAKSSSPEYTNLIYKGCSRQKLPDPYSQALSAMYGSLVTQSAKTRFYKTTTGASSQSSITGLFQCRGDLSNNDCYNCVRRLPVLSGKLCGKTIASRIQLSGCYLLYEVSSFAQISGMEMIFKTCGKNNAAGTGFEERRNTAFGVMQNGVVQGNGFFATTYESVYVLGQCEGDVGGSDCSGCIKNALQRAQVECGSSVSGQIYLHKCFIGYSYYPNGAPKRSSLYPSSGSSSYSSSSSSSSGTTGKTVAIIVGGTAGVGFLIICLLFVKNLMKKKYDDY encoded by the exons atggttaTTTCTACAGTGAAGCAGGTCTTGTCACtatgcatcatcatcatactctCCATGGCTCTGTTCTCAGATCTCAAGCTAGCAAAATCTTCTTCACCAGAGTACACAAACCTAATCTACAAAGGCTGTTCAAGACAGAAACTACCAGATCCATACTCACAAGCTCTCTCTGCAATGTATGGCTCATTGGTCACTCAATCAGCGAAAACAAGATTCTACAAAACCACAACTGGAGCATCGAGCCAGTCTAGCATCACTGGTCTTTTCCAGTGTAGAGGTGACTTGAGCAACAACGACTGTTACAACTGTGTTCGTCGTCTTCCTGTTCTCTCTGGTAAGCTCTGTGGCAAAACCATTGCTTCTAGGATTCAGCTTTCCGGCTGTTATCTTCTCTACGAAGTCTCTAGCTTTGCCCAGATTTCAG GGATGGAGATGATATTTAAGACATGTGGGAAGAACAACGCCGCCGGAACAGGATTCGAGGAGAGGAGAAACACAGCGTTCGGGGTGATGCAAAACGGCGTCGTTCAAGGTAACGGCTTTTTCGCTACAACGTACGAATCGGTTTACGTTTTGGGACAATGCGAAGGCGACGTAGGGGGCTCGGATTGTAGCGGGTGCATAAAAAACGCGTTGCAGAGAGCTCAGGTGGAGTGTGGAAGCTCAGTGTCGGGTCAGATATATCTGCACAAGTGTTTTATAGGTTATAGTTACTACCCAAATGGTGCTCCCAAGAGGTCTTCTCTTTATCCTAGCTCtggctcttcttcttattcctcttcttcttcttcttcttcag GAACAACAGGGAAAACGGTGGCAATAATAGTAGGAGGAACAGCTGGTGTTGGTTTCCTTATCATTTGTTTGCTTTTCGTCAAaaacttgatgaagaagaaatacGACg attattga
- the LOC104786242 gene encoding uncharacterized protein LOC104786242 — MSMFPSFQLLELNIISAQDLAPLSRKMKTYAVAWVHSERKLTTRVDYTGGVNPTWNDKFVFRVNEDFLYADTSAVVVEIYGLHWFRDVHVGTVRVLISNLIPPNRRPGYRSNDEYRRTPPPGMRFVALQVRRPSGRPQGILNIGVGILDGSMRSMPLYTNMDSSAVGYRDLLGEDDPHLQNLHLNSFKGSSKNPHSPSSKQFQSVVSKPPILRRTKSDTSSMVVSDLLSRAERSRVTNRKPVSALMSSESETVPTTSGHDSMTSDSDATDYVPPYQSPKIPSRRYDPYEPDFIDQSPRESPNVMRPRSERERYEESPYHSYDRSRKTPRRSTPMIQKPRPPRDYDRTSSRASPYLSRHGTPLRSNIVASTPIRSNMVTSSPMRSVGVGSTPRRSNILGSTPLRSNIVGSTPIRSNYMATPMKSPLQFGTPMRSNLAGRPILTESELGPSPSEVAQKMAKERSQANDTESSILSEWSLDDDSNIEGLRSKLERWRTELPPLYDFGSSHQSSDVGSGAIVVANTGGGKSSRKRTPAVKKKHNRRHTEGGNGLFSCFSNLCGVECTFVCGGGSDADGSKKKGGSGRLPRLGSADDLSYL, encoded by the coding sequence ATGTCGATGTTTCCTTCATTCCAATTACTAGAGCTCAACATAATCTCTGCCCAAGATCTAGCTCCTCTCTCACGTAAAATGAAGACCTACGCGGTGGCTTGGGTTCACTCCGAACGCAAACTCACCACCCGCGTAGATTACACTGGTGGTGTAAACCCAACTTGGAACGACAAGTTCGTCTTCCGAGTCAACGAAGATTTCCTCTACGCCGATACTTCAGCTGTCGTCGTCGAAATCTACGGCTTACATTGGTTCCGTGATGTTCACGTTGGCACAGTCCGTGTCCTCATCAGCAACCTAATCCCACCAAATCGTCGACCTGGATACCGAAGCAACGACGAGTATCGTCGTACACCCCCTCCTGGAATGCGTTTCGTCGCGCTTCAAGTTCGTCGACCATCAGGTCGCCCTCAAGGAATACTAAACATCGGCGTTGGAATACTTGACGGATCAATGCGTAGTATGCCGCTTTACACGAATATGGATTCATCTGCAGTTGGTTACAGAGATTTGCTAGGAGAAGATGATCCACATTTACAGAACTTGCATCTTAATAGCTTCAAAGGAAGCTCAAAGAATCCACATTCTCCATCTTCAAAACAGTTCCAATCCGTAGTCTCGAAGCCACCGATACTCCGTCGTACAAAGAGCGATACGAGCTCAATGGTTGTTTCTGATCTTCTAAGCAGAGCAGAACGGAGCCGTGTAACTAACAGGAAGCCAGTGAGTGCGTTAATGAGCAGCGAATCGGAAACTGTACCTACAACATCGGGACACGATTCTATGACGTCAGATTCCGATGCTACTGATTACGTACCACCTTATCAATCACCAAAGATTCCAAGTCGGAGATACGATCCATACGAGCCTGATTTCATAGATCAATCACCAAGAGAGAGCCCTAATGTGATGCGACCGagaagtgaaagagagagatacgAAGAGTCACCTTATCATTCCTACGACCGTTCACGCAAAACTCCGAGAAGATCTACGCCGATGATTCAAAAACCAAGACCGCCGAGAGACTATGACCGCACCAGCAGCCGCGCTTCACCGTATTTGTCGAGGCATGGAACACCGTTGAGATCGAACATCGTCGCGTCAACTCCGATTAGATCTAATATGGTTACATCAAGTCCGATGAGATCCGTCGGCGTTGGATCTACTCCGAGGAGATCTAACATCCTCGGTTCGACTCCGTTAAGATCCAACATCGTCGGATCAACTCCGATTCGATCTAACTACATGGCTACACCGATGAAATCGCCTCTACAGTTTGGTACTCCGATGAGATCTAATTTAGCAGGACGACCGATTTTAACCGAATCGGAATTAGGTCCGTCGCCATCAGAAGTAGCGCAAAAGATGGCGAAAGAGAGATCGCAAGCCAACGACACAGAGAGCTCGATTCTTAGTGAATGGAGCTTAGACGACGATAGCAACATCGAAGGTCTCCGATCGAAACTGGAGCGGTGGCGAACGGAGCTTCCGCCGCTTTACGATTTCGGATCGAGTCATCAGAGCAGCGATGTCGGAAGTGGTGCCATTGTTGTTGCAAACACAGGTGGAGGGAAAAGCTCGAGGAAGAGAACTCCGgcggtgaagaagaagcataaTCGCCGTCACACTGAAGGAGGTAACGGACTTTTCTCGTGTTTCAGTAATCTGTGTGGTGTGGAGTGTACGTTCGTGTGTGGAGGCGGGTCGGATGCTGACGGGTCGAAAAAGAAAGGTGGGTCGGGGCGTTTGCCTCGCCTGGGCTCTGCTGATGATTTGAgttatttgtga
- the LOC104786243 gene encoding auxin-responsive protein IAA13-like isoform X1, translating into MITELEMGKGESELELGLGLSLGGGTGAKIGGKSGGGAWGERGRLLTAKDFPSVGSKRAADSSSHAGSSPPRSSSQVVGWPPIGSHRMNSLVNNQATKSAREEEEAGKKKVNDDHQQPKDVTKKVNGKVQLGFIKVNMDGVAIGRKVDLNAHSSYENLAQTLEDMFFRTNPGTIGLTGQFTKPLRLLDGSSEFVLTYEDKEGDWMLVGDVPWRMFITSVKRLRVMKTSEANGLAARHQEPKERQRNQPA; encoded by the exons ATGATTACTGAACTTGAGATGGGGAAAGGTGAGAGTGAGCTTGAGCTTGGTCTTGGGCTGAGTCTTGGCGGTGGAACAGGAGCCAAGATTGGTGGTAAATCAGGTGGTGGCGCGTGGGGAGAGCGTGGTAGGCTTTTGACTGCTAAGGATTTTCCTTCTGTTGGCTCTAAACGTGCtgctgattcttcttctcacgCTGGTTCATCTCCTCCTCGTTCAAG CAGTCAAGTTGTGGGATGGCCTCCTATTGGGTCACATAGGATGAACAGTTTGGTCAATAACCAAGCTACAAAGTcggcaagagaagaagaagaagctggtaAGAAGAAAGTGAATGATGATCATCAGCAGCCTAAAGATGTGACAAAGAAAGTGAATGGGAAAGTGCAACTTGGGTTTATTAAGGTGAACATGGATGGAGTTGCTATTGGAAGAAAAGTTGATTTGAATGCTCATTCTTCTTATGAGAATTTGGCACAAACTCTAGAAGATATGTTCTTTCGCACTAATCCTGGTACTATCGGGTTAACTGGTCAGTTCACTAAACCGTTGAGGCTTTTGGATGGATCGTCTGAGTTTGTACTTACTTATGAAGATAAGGAAGGAGATTGGATGCTTGTTGGCGATGTTCCTTGGAG AATGTTCATTACCTCGGTGAAAAGGCTTCGAGTGATGAAAACCTCTGAAGCTAATGGACTCG CTGCAAGACATCAAGAACCGAAAGAGAGACAACGAAACCAGCCGGCTTAG
- the LOC104786243 gene encoding auxin-responsive protein IAA13-like isoform X2: protein MITELEMGKGESELELGLGLSLGGGTGAKIGGKSGGGAWGERGRLLTAKDFPSVGSKRAADSSSHAGSSPPRSSQVVGWPPIGSHRMNSLVNNQATKSAREEEEAGKKKVNDDHQQPKDVTKKVNGKVQLGFIKVNMDGVAIGRKVDLNAHSSYENLAQTLEDMFFRTNPGTIGLTGQFTKPLRLLDGSSEFVLTYEDKEGDWMLVGDVPWRMFITSVKRLRVMKTSEANGLAARHQEPKERQRNQPA, encoded by the exons ATGATTACTGAACTTGAGATGGGGAAAGGTGAGAGTGAGCTTGAGCTTGGTCTTGGGCTGAGTCTTGGCGGTGGAACAGGAGCCAAGATTGGTGGTAAATCAGGTGGTGGCGCGTGGGGAGAGCGTGGTAGGCTTTTGACTGCTAAGGATTTTCCTTCTGTTGGCTCTAAACGTGCtgctgattcttcttctcacgCTGGTTCATCTCCTCCTCGTTCAAG TCAAGTTGTGGGATGGCCTCCTATTGGGTCACATAGGATGAACAGTTTGGTCAATAACCAAGCTACAAAGTcggcaagagaagaagaagaagctggtaAGAAGAAAGTGAATGATGATCATCAGCAGCCTAAAGATGTGACAAAGAAAGTGAATGGGAAAGTGCAACTTGGGTTTATTAAGGTGAACATGGATGGAGTTGCTATTGGAAGAAAAGTTGATTTGAATGCTCATTCTTCTTATGAGAATTTGGCACAAACTCTAGAAGATATGTTCTTTCGCACTAATCCTGGTACTATCGGGTTAACTGGTCAGTTCACTAAACCGTTGAGGCTTTTGGATGGATCGTCTGAGTTTGTACTTACTTATGAAGATAAGGAAGGAGATTGGATGCTTGTTGGCGATGTTCCTTGGAG AATGTTCATTACCTCGGTGAAAAGGCTTCGAGTGATGAAAACCTCTGAAGCTAATGGACTCG CTGCAAGACATCAAGAACCGAAAGAGAGACAACGAAACCAGCCGGCTTAG
- the LOC109132824 gene encoding receptor like protein 30-like, translating to MSESHLQFPSLLLLYCIVFASSFIVINALACRHDQIQSLLKFKNEFESGGCNHSDYFNGVLCDNTTGAVTKLQLPIGCFTGILKPNSSLFEFHQLSYLNLSHNNFTSSPLSSEFSHLNKLEVLSLSSNGFTGQVPSSYSNLTLLTKLDISHNELTDNFQLLQNLTKLSILDLSYNQFSGTVPSSLLTMPFLSHLDIRGNHLTGPIKVPNSSSSSRLEHLFLGHNHFQGIILEPISKLITLKELDLSFLNVSQPIDLRIFTSLKSLLNLELSGNKLLAASLTSDSVVPPSLYRLMLKNCNISEFPKFLKNLQNLERLDLSNNRIKGKVPEWL from the coding sequence ATGTCGGAATCCCATCTGCAATTTCCCTCTTTACTTTTACTCTACTGTATCGTCTTTGCTTCAAGCTTCATAGTGATCAACGCTCTTGCTTGTCGTCATGATCAGATCCAATCTCTTCTGAAGTTCAAGAACGAGTTCGAATCCGGTGGTTGCAACCACAGTGACTACTTTAACGGTGTCTTGTGCGATAACACGACTGGTGCTGTCACGAAACTACAACTCCCAATTGGCTGCTTCACTGGAATTCTCAAACCCAACAGTAGCCTCTTCGAGTTCCATCAGCTTAGTTACCTGAATCTTTCTCACAACAACTTCACATCCTCTCCACTATCTTCTGAATTCAGCCATCTCAATAAATTAGAGGTCTTGTCTCTTTCTTCTAATGGCTTTACTGGTCAAGTTCCTTCCTCATACAGTAACCTAACCTTGTTAACCAAGTTGGATATCTCACATAACGAGCTCACTGATAATTTCCAACTTCTCCAGAATCTCACCAAGCTTTCCATTTTGGACCTTTCCTATAATCAATTCTCTGGAACCGTCCCTTCTTCTCTGCTCACTATGCCTTTCTTGTCACATCTTGATATCCGTGGAAACCATCTCACCGGTCCCATTAAAGTTCCCAACTCTTCTTCGTCATCAAGGCTCGAGCACTTGTTCCTTGGGCATAACCATTTCCAAGGAATAATACTAGAGCCTATTTCAAAGCTAATAACCCTCAAAGAACTCGACCTCTCTTTCCTAAACGTAAGCCAACCAATTGACTTAAGAATCTTTACCTCTCTCAAATCATTGCTGAACCTGGAGCTTTCCGGTAATAAGTTATTAGCTGCAAGTCTAACCTCAGATTCTGTTGTTCCACCAAGTTTGTACCGGTTGATGTTAAAGAACTGCAACATCAGCGAGTTCCCAAAGTTTCTAAAGAACCTACAGAATCTTGAACGTTTAGACCTTTCCAACAATAGAATCAAAGGGAAAGTTCCAGAGTGGTTATGA
- the LOC104786245 gene encoding receptor-like protein 12, with amino-acid sequence MLDISLNSLTGPLPVPPLLIILFSAWNNSFTGDIPLSICNRSSLDVLDLSYNNFIGFIPQCLSKLSTVNLRKNNLQGTLPDTFYSNSLLQTLDVGYNQINGKLPRSLVNCSFLKFLNVEHNEISDVFPFWLKVLPDLEVVTLRSNMFYGPVSLPQGPLGFPKLRILDISDNSFNGSLSPEYFVNWSASSNKIYGDGQMYMGDYMNALYQYVNTLDLRYKGLSMEHKKVLTFYVAIDFSGNRLGGQIPDSIGLLTALIALNLSHNSFTGQIPVSFANVTELESLDLSRNKLSGKIPQELKTLSFLAYINVSHNQFTGEIPKGTQISGQPISSFEGNAGLCGLPLQNICFAPSAPPTQQEKHEDETEEEELYLSWKAVGIGYGPGLLFGLAIGHAIARTGSSR; translated from the coding sequence ATGCTAGATATTAGCTTAAACTCTTTGACAGGACCACTCCCTGTTCCACCACTCTTGATCATCCTCTTTTCTGCATGGAACAATAGTTTCACAGGAGACATACCTCTTTCAATTTGCAACCGAAGCTCTCTCGACGTTCTTGATCTATCCTACAACAATTTCATCGGCTTTATTCCTCAATGCCTGAGTAAGTTATCAACAGTCAATCTCCGGAAGAACAACTTGCAGGGAACTCTTCCCGACACATTTTATAGCAATTCTCTGCTACAAACACTTGATGTTGGGTACAATCAAATAAACGGAAAGCTTCCAAGGTCTCTGGTGAACTGTTCTTTTCTAAAGTTTCTGAATGTGGAGCACAACGAAATATCAGACGTGTTTCCTTTCTGGCTCAAGGTCTTGCCGGATTTGGAAGTCGTTACCCTCCGTTCGAACATGTTTTATGGTCCTGTATCTCTTCCTCAAGGACCTTTAGGGTTTCCCAAGCTGCGGATACTTGATATATCAGATAACAGCTTTAACGGAAGTTTGTCACCAGAGTACTTTGTAAATTGGAGTGCATCATCAAACAAGATATATGGAGATGGGCAGATGTATATGGGAGACTATATGAATGCTCTCTATCAGTATGTTAATACTTTAGACTTGCGATACAAAGGTCTATCTATGGAGCATAAAAAGGTACTGACTTTCTATGTTGCCATAGATTTTTCTGGAAACAGACTTGGTGGACAGATCCCAGATTCTATCGGTCTCTTGACGGCACTCATTGCCCTCAACTTATCCCACAACTCTTTCACTGGCCAAATCCCGGTGTCTTTTGCCAATGTTACCGAACTCGAGTCACTAGATCTGTCTCGAAACAAACTCTCGGGTAAAATCCCTCAAGAACTCAAGACCCTCTCTTTTTTAGCGTACATAAATGTCTCTCATAACCAATTCACGGGAGAAATACCAAAAGGGACACAGATTAGTGGGCAACCTATATCCTCCTTTGAAGGGAATGCAGGGCTTTGTGGTCTTCCTCTCCAGAACATATGCTTTGCCCCTAGTGCTCCCCCAacacaacaagaaaaacatgaagatgagacagaggaagaagaactgTACTTGAGCTGGAAAGCAGTAGGAATAGGGTATGGACCTGGACTATTGTTTGGATTGGCAATAGGACATGCCATTGCCCGGACTGGCTCGTCAAGATAA